In Mytilus trossulus isolate FHL-02 chromosome 14, PNRI_Mtr1.1.1.hap1, whole genome shotgun sequence, a genomic segment contains:
- the LOC134697088 gene encoding sodium- and chloride-dependent glycine transporter 2-like isoform X2, with the protein MYQDKMLDIYTKQEKNGRLQTESKTESQTESQHEDDGRGKWGGNLDFLLSCVGYAVSITNIWRFPYLCYKNGGGAFLIPYVIFLVICVLPLIFIEYALGQFSSSGVLTVWKISPLLKGIGYGVLIASAIYCTYVNVIISWVLYFLYQSFTSVLPWSHCNNEWNTINCHDVQNRSSGIQNGTVYNSSFGIQNGTLTSNATKKTASEEFWTHKVLQITDGIENIGGIRLELLICLFVAWLIVFLCLCKGIKSSGKVVYVTVTFPYVVLLIFLVRAVTLPGAIDGIKFMFIPKWHKLLSTQVWGEAALQIFFSTAVGWGGYITFASFNRFNHNLYREAILVPFINGGTSILAGFIAFCILGYMANVKGMQVAEVVDQGPGLAFVAYPEAISTFPVSPLWAVLFFLMMLTLGIDTQFGTIETMHSALVDEYPKLLRNRKTLFMSAICCVGFLSGIPYVMNGGIYILQTVDWYVGLITPMIAAIMECMLIGWIYGTDQFYDDLEMMTGRRPSPLWGIFWKFITPTSVVLMVVFNLIQFTPVSYGTYKYPNWAVVVGWMIGFASVIPIPLYIIKDLWAAEGSLFQRIKTRLTAGSDYGPALEVNCIKQAELLHLTTSERLENSSNQPDVFDEKQNMIQTV; encoded by the exons GAAAAGAACGGAAGATTGCAGACGGAAAGCAAGACAGAGAGCCAGACAGAAAGCCAACACGAAGATGATGGTCGTGGCAAATGGGGCGgaaatttggattttttactATCTTGTGTGGGATATGCTGTCAGCATCACCAATATATGGAGATTTCCTTATTTGTGCTATAAAAATGGTGGAG GTGCTTTTCTGATACCATACGTAATTTTCCTGGTTATTTGTGTTTTGCCGTTAATCTTCATTGAGTATGCTTTAGGTCAGTTTTCCAGCAGTGGTGTATTAACAGTTTGGAAGATATCGCCACTTTTGAAAG gtATTGGATACGGCGTATTGATTGCTTCAGCTATATACTGTACGTACGTCAATGTAATTATTTCATGGGTGCTGTATTTTCTTTACCAATCATTTACGTCAGTGCTTCCATGGAGTCATTGTAACAACGAATGGAATACAATTAATTGTCATGATGTACAGAATCGCTCATCTGGTATTCAAAATGGAACGGTATATAATAGCTCATTTGGTATTCAAAATGGAACATTAACTTCAAACGCAACCAAGAAAACTGCCAGTGAGGAATTTTGGAC ACACAAAGTACTACAGATCACTGATGGTATAGAAAATATTGGAGGAATAAGACTAGAActtttaatatgtttgtttgtcGCATGGCTAATTGTTTTTCTCTGTTTATGTAAAGGTATCAAATCATCTGGCAAG gtAGTTTATGTGACGGTTACATTTCCGTATGTTGTATTACTAATTTTTCTGGTACGAGCAGTGACTCTGCCGGGAGCTATTGATGGTATCAAATTTATGTTCATTCCAAAGTGGCATAAACTGCTTTCAACACAA gTATGGGGTGAGGCTGCTTTACAGATTTTCTTTTCGACAGCTGTTGGATGGGGAGGTTATATAACTTTTGCCAGTTTTAATCGGTTCAATCACAACTTATACAG AGAGGCCATACTTGTGCCTTTTATAAACGGTGGAACGAGTATTTTGGCGGGATTTATTGCATTTTGTATTCTAGGATACATGGCAAATGTAAAAGGAATGCAAGTAGCTGAAGTTGTAGATCAAG GTCCTGGCCTAGCGTTTGTGGCATATCCAGAAGCAATATCAACTTTCCCAGTATCCCCGTTATGGGCGGTCCTTTTCTTTCTCATGATGCTTACTTTAGGCATTGATACTCAG TTTGGAACAATTGAAACAATGCACAGTGCATTAGTAGACGAATATCCAAAGTTATTGCGAAACAGGAAAACTCTTTTTATGAGTGCTATATGTTGTGTTGGATTCCTATCAGGCATACCGTATGTAATGAAT GGaggaatttatattttacaaactgTAGATTGGTACGTTGGATTGATTACTCCGATGATAGCTGCAATAATGGAATGCATGTTGATTGGATGGATATATG gtACTGACCAATTTTATGATGATCTAGAAATGATGACAGGTAGAAGACCATCTCCGTTATGGGgtatattttggaaatttataACACCAACATCAGTAGTG TTGATGgtggtttttaatttgattcaaTTCACGCCAGTTTCATATGGCACGTACAAGTATCCAAATTGGGCAGTGGTTGTAGGCTGGATGATTGGCTTTGCCTCAGTTATACCAATACCTTTATATATCATCAAAGACTTGTGGGCTGCTGAAGGATCACTCTTTCAA AGAATTAAAACTCGGCTGACGGCAGGATCGGACTACGGACCTGCCCTAGAAGTAAATTGTATCAAACAAGCTGAACTTCTACATCTTACAACATCTGAACGTTTGGAAAATTCGTCTAATCAGCCGGATGTGTTTgacgaaaaacaaaatatgattcaAACTGTATAA
- the LOC134697088 gene encoding sodium- and chloride-dependent glycine transporter 2-like isoform X4 has protein sequence MEKNGRLQTESKTESQTESQHEDDGRGKWGGNLDFLLSCVGYAVSITNIWRFPYLCYKNGGGAFLIPYVIFLVICVLPLIFIEYALGQFSSSGVLTVWKISPLLKGIGYGVLIASAIYCTYVNVIISWVLYFLYQSFTSVLPWSHCNNEWNTINCHDVQNRSSGIQNGTVYNSSFGIQNGTLTSNATKKTASEEFWTHKVLQITDGIENIGGIRLELLICLFVAWLIVFLCLCKGIKSSGKVVYVTVTFPYVVLLIFLVRAVTLPGAIDGIKFMFIPKWHKLLSTQVWGEAALQIFFSTAVGWGGYITFASFNRFNHNLYREAILVPFINGGTSILAGFIAFCILGYMANVKGMQVAEVVDQGPGLAFVAYPEAISTFPVSPLWAVLFFLMMLTLGIDTQFGTIETMHSALVDEYPKLLRNRKTLFMSAICCVGFLSGIPYVMNGGIYILQTVDWYVGLITPMIAAIMECMLIGWIYGTDQFYDDLEMMTGRRPSPLWGIFWKFITPTSVVLMVVFNLIQFTPVSYGTYKYPNWAVVVGWMIGFASVIPIPLYIIKDLWAAEGSLFQRIKTRLTAGSDYGPALEVNCIKQAELLHLTTSERLENSSNQPDVFDEKQNMIQTV, from the exons GAAAAGAACGGAAGATTGCAGACGGAAAGCAAGACAGAGAGCCAGACAGAAAGCCAACACGAAGATGATGGTCGTGGCAAATGGGGCGgaaatttggattttttactATCTTGTGTGGGATATGCTGTCAGCATCACCAATATATGGAGATTTCCTTATTTGTGCTATAAAAATGGTGGAG GTGCTTTTCTGATACCATACGTAATTTTCCTGGTTATTTGTGTTTTGCCGTTAATCTTCATTGAGTATGCTTTAGGTCAGTTTTCCAGCAGTGGTGTATTAACAGTTTGGAAGATATCGCCACTTTTGAAAG gtATTGGATACGGCGTATTGATTGCTTCAGCTATATACTGTACGTACGTCAATGTAATTATTTCATGGGTGCTGTATTTTCTTTACCAATCATTTACGTCAGTGCTTCCATGGAGTCATTGTAACAACGAATGGAATACAATTAATTGTCATGATGTACAGAATCGCTCATCTGGTATTCAAAATGGAACGGTATATAATAGCTCATTTGGTATTCAAAATGGAACATTAACTTCAAACGCAACCAAGAAAACTGCCAGTGAGGAATTTTGGAC ACACAAAGTACTACAGATCACTGATGGTATAGAAAATATTGGAGGAATAAGACTAGAActtttaatatgtttgtttgtcGCATGGCTAATTGTTTTTCTCTGTTTATGTAAAGGTATCAAATCATCTGGCAAG gtAGTTTATGTGACGGTTACATTTCCGTATGTTGTATTACTAATTTTTCTGGTACGAGCAGTGACTCTGCCGGGAGCTATTGATGGTATCAAATTTATGTTCATTCCAAAGTGGCATAAACTGCTTTCAACACAA gTATGGGGTGAGGCTGCTTTACAGATTTTCTTTTCGACAGCTGTTGGATGGGGAGGTTATATAACTTTTGCCAGTTTTAATCGGTTCAATCACAACTTATACAG AGAGGCCATACTTGTGCCTTTTATAAACGGTGGAACGAGTATTTTGGCGGGATTTATTGCATTTTGTATTCTAGGATACATGGCAAATGTAAAAGGAATGCAAGTAGCTGAAGTTGTAGATCAAG GTCCTGGCCTAGCGTTTGTGGCATATCCAGAAGCAATATCAACTTTCCCAGTATCCCCGTTATGGGCGGTCCTTTTCTTTCTCATGATGCTTACTTTAGGCATTGATACTCAG TTTGGAACAATTGAAACAATGCACAGTGCATTAGTAGACGAATATCCAAAGTTATTGCGAAACAGGAAAACTCTTTTTATGAGTGCTATATGTTGTGTTGGATTCCTATCAGGCATACCGTATGTAATGAAT GGaggaatttatattttacaaactgTAGATTGGTACGTTGGATTGATTACTCCGATGATAGCTGCAATAATGGAATGCATGTTGATTGGATGGATATATG gtACTGACCAATTTTATGATGATCTAGAAATGATGACAGGTAGAAGACCATCTCCGTTATGGGgtatattttggaaatttataACACCAACATCAGTAGTG TTGATGgtggtttttaatttgattcaaTTCACGCCAGTTTCATATGGCACGTACAAGTATCCAAATTGGGCAGTGGTTGTAGGCTGGATGATTGGCTTTGCCTCAGTTATACCAATACCTTTATATATCATCAAAGACTTGTGGGCTGCTGAAGGATCACTCTTTCAA AGAATTAAAACTCGGCTGACGGCAGGATCGGACTACGGACCTGCCCTAGAAGTAAATTGTATCAAACAAGCTGAACTTCTACATCTTACAACATCTGAACGTTTGGAAAATTCGTCTAATCAGCCGGATGTGTTTgacgaaaaacaaaatatgattcaAACTGTATAA
- the LOC134697088 gene encoding sodium- and chloride-dependent glycine transporter 2-like isoform X3 — MYEKNGRLQTESKTESQTESQHEDDGRGKWGGNLDFLLSCVGYAVSITNIWRFPYLCYKNGGGAFLIPYVIFLVICVLPLIFIEYALGQFSSSGVLTVWKISPLLKGIGYGVLIASAIYCTYVNVIISWVLYFLYQSFTSVLPWSHCNNEWNTINCHDVQNRSSGIQNGTVYNSSFGIQNGTLTSNATKKTASEEFWTHKVLQITDGIENIGGIRLELLICLFVAWLIVFLCLCKGIKSSGKVVYVTVTFPYVVLLIFLVRAVTLPGAIDGIKFMFIPKWHKLLSTQVWGEAALQIFFSTAVGWGGYITFASFNRFNHNLYREAILVPFINGGTSILAGFIAFCILGYMANVKGMQVAEVVDQGPGLAFVAYPEAISTFPVSPLWAVLFFLMMLTLGIDTQFGTIETMHSALVDEYPKLLRNRKTLFMSAICCVGFLSGIPYVMNGGIYILQTVDWYVGLITPMIAAIMECMLIGWIYGTDQFYDDLEMMTGRRPSPLWGIFWKFITPTSVVLMVVFNLIQFTPVSYGTYKYPNWAVVVGWMIGFASVIPIPLYIIKDLWAAEGSLFQRIKTRLTAGSDYGPALEVNCIKQAELLHLTTSERLENSSNQPDVFDEKQNMIQTV, encoded by the exons ATGTAT GAAAAGAACGGAAGATTGCAGACGGAAAGCAAGACAGAGAGCCAGACAGAAAGCCAACACGAAGATGATGGTCGTGGCAAATGGGGCGgaaatttggattttttactATCTTGTGTGGGATATGCTGTCAGCATCACCAATATATGGAGATTTCCTTATTTGTGCTATAAAAATGGTGGAG GTGCTTTTCTGATACCATACGTAATTTTCCTGGTTATTTGTGTTTTGCCGTTAATCTTCATTGAGTATGCTTTAGGTCAGTTTTCCAGCAGTGGTGTATTAACAGTTTGGAAGATATCGCCACTTTTGAAAG gtATTGGATACGGCGTATTGATTGCTTCAGCTATATACTGTACGTACGTCAATGTAATTATTTCATGGGTGCTGTATTTTCTTTACCAATCATTTACGTCAGTGCTTCCATGGAGTCATTGTAACAACGAATGGAATACAATTAATTGTCATGATGTACAGAATCGCTCATCTGGTATTCAAAATGGAACGGTATATAATAGCTCATTTGGTATTCAAAATGGAACATTAACTTCAAACGCAACCAAGAAAACTGCCAGTGAGGAATTTTGGAC ACACAAAGTACTACAGATCACTGATGGTATAGAAAATATTGGAGGAATAAGACTAGAActtttaatatgtttgtttgtcGCATGGCTAATTGTTTTTCTCTGTTTATGTAAAGGTATCAAATCATCTGGCAAG gtAGTTTATGTGACGGTTACATTTCCGTATGTTGTATTACTAATTTTTCTGGTACGAGCAGTGACTCTGCCGGGAGCTATTGATGGTATCAAATTTATGTTCATTCCAAAGTGGCATAAACTGCTTTCAACACAA gTATGGGGTGAGGCTGCTTTACAGATTTTCTTTTCGACAGCTGTTGGATGGGGAGGTTATATAACTTTTGCCAGTTTTAATCGGTTCAATCACAACTTATACAG AGAGGCCATACTTGTGCCTTTTATAAACGGTGGAACGAGTATTTTGGCGGGATTTATTGCATTTTGTATTCTAGGATACATGGCAAATGTAAAAGGAATGCAAGTAGCTGAAGTTGTAGATCAAG GTCCTGGCCTAGCGTTTGTGGCATATCCAGAAGCAATATCAACTTTCCCAGTATCCCCGTTATGGGCGGTCCTTTTCTTTCTCATGATGCTTACTTTAGGCATTGATACTCAG TTTGGAACAATTGAAACAATGCACAGTGCATTAGTAGACGAATATCCAAAGTTATTGCGAAACAGGAAAACTCTTTTTATGAGTGCTATATGTTGTGTTGGATTCCTATCAGGCATACCGTATGTAATGAAT GGaggaatttatattttacaaactgTAGATTGGTACGTTGGATTGATTACTCCGATGATAGCTGCAATAATGGAATGCATGTTGATTGGATGGATATATG gtACTGACCAATTTTATGATGATCTAGAAATGATGACAGGTAGAAGACCATCTCCGTTATGGGgtatattttggaaatttataACACCAACATCAGTAGTG TTGATGgtggtttttaatttgattcaaTTCACGCCAGTTTCATATGGCACGTACAAGTATCCAAATTGGGCAGTGGTTGTAGGCTGGATGATTGGCTTTGCCTCAGTTATACCAATACCTTTATATATCATCAAAGACTTGTGGGCTGCTGAAGGATCACTCTTTCAA AGAATTAAAACTCGGCTGACGGCAGGATCGGACTACGGACCTGCCCTAGAAGTAAATTGTATCAAACAAGCTGAACTTCTACATCTTACAACATCTGAACGTTTGGAAAATTCGTCTAATCAGCCGGATGTGTTTgacgaaaaacaaaatatgattcaAACTGTATAA
- the LOC134697088 gene encoding sodium- and chloride-dependent glycine transporter 1-like isoform X1 — MVMKKTDMVYISVQEPGDTLNNKCLENKEKNGRLQTESKTESQTESQHEDDGRGKWGGNLDFLLSCVGYAVSITNIWRFPYLCYKNGGGAFLIPYVIFLVICVLPLIFIEYALGQFSSSGVLTVWKISPLLKGIGYGVLIASAIYCTYVNVIISWVLYFLYQSFTSVLPWSHCNNEWNTINCHDVQNRSSGIQNGTVYNSSFGIQNGTLTSNATKKTASEEFWTHKVLQITDGIENIGGIRLELLICLFVAWLIVFLCLCKGIKSSGKVVYVTVTFPYVVLLIFLVRAVTLPGAIDGIKFMFIPKWHKLLSTQVWGEAALQIFFSTAVGWGGYITFASFNRFNHNLYREAILVPFINGGTSILAGFIAFCILGYMANVKGMQVAEVVDQGPGLAFVAYPEAISTFPVSPLWAVLFFLMMLTLGIDTQFGTIETMHSALVDEYPKLLRNRKTLFMSAICCVGFLSGIPYVMNGGIYILQTVDWYVGLITPMIAAIMECMLIGWIYGTDQFYDDLEMMTGRRPSPLWGIFWKFITPTSVVLMVVFNLIQFTPVSYGTYKYPNWAVVVGWMIGFASVIPIPLYIIKDLWAAEGSLFQRIKTRLTAGSDYGPALEVNCIKQAELLHLTTSERLENSSNQPDVFDEKQNMIQTV; from the exons GAAAAGAACGGAAGATTGCAGACGGAAAGCAAGACAGAGAGCCAGACAGAAAGCCAACACGAAGATGATGGTCGTGGCAAATGGGGCGgaaatttggattttttactATCTTGTGTGGGATATGCTGTCAGCATCACCAATATATGGAGATTTCCTTATTTGTGCTATAAAAATGGTGGAG GTGCTTTTCTGATACCATACGTAATTTTCCTGGTTATTTGTGTTTTGCCGTTAATCTTCATTGAGTATGCTTTAGGTCAGTTTTCCAGCAGTGGTGTATTAACAGTTTGGAAGATATCGCCACTTTTGAAAG gtATTGGATACGGCGTATTGATTGCTTCAGCTATATACTGTACGTACGTCAATGTAATTATTTCATGGGTGCTGTATTTTCTTTACCAATCATTTACGTCAGTGCTTCCATGGAGTCATTGTAACAACGAATGGAATACAATTAATTGTCATGATGTACAGAATCGCTCATCTGGTATTCAAAATGGAACGGTATATAATAGCTCATTTGGTATTCAAAATGGAACATTAACTTCAAACGCAACCAAGAAAACTGCCAGTGAGGAATTTTGGAC ACACAAAGTACTACAGATCACTGATGGTATAGAAAATATTGGAGGAATAAGACTAGAActtttaatatgtttgtttgtcGCATGGCTAATTGTTTTTCTCTGTTTATGTAAAGGTATCAAATCATCTGGCAAG gtAGTTTATGTGACGGTTACATTTCCGTATGTTGTATTACTAATTTTTCTGGTACGAGCAGTGACTCTGCCGGGAGCTATTGATGGTATCAAATTTATGTTCATTCCAAAGTGGCATAAACTGCTTTCAACACAA gTATGGGGTGAGGCTGCTTTACAGATTTTCTTTTCGACAGCTGTTGGATGGGGAGGTTATATAACTTTTGCCAGTTTTAATCGGTTCAATCACAACTTATACAG AGAGGCCATACTTGTGCCTTTTATAAACGGTGGAACGAGTATTTTGGCGGGATTTATTGCATTTTGTATTCTAGGATACATGGCAAATGTAAAAGGAATGCAAGTAGCTGAAGTTGTAGATCAAG GTCCTGGCCTAGCGTTTGTGGCATATCCAGAAGCAATATCAACTTTCCCAGTATCCCCGTTATGGGCGGTCCTTTTCTTTCTCATGATGCTTACTTTAGGCATTGATACTCAG TTTGGAACAATTGAAACAATGCACAGTGCATTAGTAGACGAATATCCAAAGTTATTGCGAAACAGGAAAACTCTTTTTATGAGTGCTATATGTTGTGTTGGATTCCTATCAGGCATACCGTATGTAATGAAT GGaggaatttatattttacaaactgTAGATTGGTACGTTGGATTGATTACTCCGATGATAGCTGCAATAATGGAATGCATGTTGATTGGATGGATATATG gtACTGACCAATTTTATGATGATCTAGAAATGATGACAGGTAGAAGACCATCTCCGTTATGGGgtatattttggaaatttataACACCAACATCAGTAGTG TTGATGgtggtttttaatttgattcaaTTCACGCCAGTTTCATATGGCACGTACAAGTATCCAAATTGGGCAGTGGTTGTAGGCTGGATGATTGGCTTTGCCTCAGTTATACCAATACCTTTATATATCATCAAAGACTTGTGGGCTGCTGAAGGATCACTCTTTCAA AGAATTAAAACTCGGCTGACGGCAGGATCGGACTACGGACCTGCCCTAGAAGTAAATTGTATCAAACAAGCTGAACTTCTACATCTTACAACATCTGAACGTTTGGAAAATTCGTCTAATCAGCCGGATGTGTTTgacgaaaaacaaaatatgattcaAACTGTATAA